The stretch of DNA TagtattttttacaaaatattatgCTTTTAGTCCTTGCATTCAGTTCCTATTAAAGAAAATATGGACATTGGACAAATTAACGTAGGGActaaacttgaaaaaaataatttgaacaaGGGGACTAAACTTGAAAAattgtagggactaaaaacagaTTTAACCCTTAAATAAATCATTAACTGTCGTGCAGATAGAGATACTATATACCTGCTCTAAACATTGAGAAAATCCTGCACAATCAGAACTTTCGGAGATATTATGGCTTTGTTCCTCAATTCTTGCACTGAGGTCAACTGGTTCCGAGGAAGATTCTATAATAGTTACGTCTTTTGTGGATTCTACATCACCTACAcagaaattaagaaaatgataaataacaaaatatataaaacaaacgCCACCAAAGTTTAATATAGCACCGATaacttaaaattatatatttgtgcACATGATACCTTCAATAACTATCTCATCCCTATTTTCCTCTTTATCACCGCTAATTATACCGTCTGAGAAATTCGAATCTGACTTAATTTCTTGTGACTTATTGTTATAGCTTTCACCATGAAGTCTCCTCTTTGCGGTCACAAAACGATCCTCCCACTCCTTTCCAGGACTGTTAAGCGGAGAAAAGTTGTAATCAGGAAAAGATATTATTCTTCCGAGCGTTTTGGAAGGTAGCCTACTTGACGAGTCCGTGTTCTCATCTTCATTACCTATCATCTCACACAAATGTTTCTTAGCCTCAATATATAAATTAGAAACCACTTGTTTTGGATAAACACCCTTTTCACGATCCACAACCGCTTCCGAATCTTTATTCTTACCAGTCTTGTTTCCTTTAGTAACACCAGTTGAAGGTCTTGCGATTTTTTCAATGAAGAAATGATCTTTATTAGGAGATCTCATTCCAACATTGTCTTTACCGATGCCTTTTCCATGTCTCTCCCTTCCTATAGcattctttaatttcttttttatctcAGTAAGCGAAAAATGTGAACTACCTCTCTCAGAAGGACTACCGTACTTGACATTATCATGAGAATCTAGAGCCGAGGCAAGGCTGTTTATGGTTGTTTTAGAATTTTCCGATGTATTTGATCCTGGCTTTAGTATGACAATTTTATTTGAAATGCCGGTATTTCCATTTTCATTTGTTGAACTTTTTGATTGAGACTTCACTTTTTTCCTGAAAAAGTTATGCTTCTTCTGGTTAACAATCTCACTAGTTTGTTCTTTATTGCCATGATCTTGTTCTGAGAATTTGCAGCCTGTAACACGACTATATTCATTGTCGTTCTCCCGCTGAGAATTCTCAAACTCTTGAACACATTTCAATACAAGTGGATTTGGATTTTGTAGAAATGCAATAAACAATTCCTTATCTGAACTTATAAGCTGAAGTGCTTCCATTAGTTCATCAGAGAAAAGAAATTTTCTAGCTTCCACCGGATCTTTTCCGTTCAATATCATCTGATTCACAAATTCACGAATCGCATCTCTTGAATTTTTTCCGGAAACAGCATTCTTCTGTTTTTGGTTTAGTTGTGCATGCTTTCCTACTTCTCCATCATTGCCTTGTATCATGGAACGAACACCTTTTAGATTACAAAACTCTTCGATTATTGTATCCACATCAAGATTATCTTTAGATTGCTTCCTTGAGTGCTGACGATGTGAAGTTTCAGATTTCGATGTTGCATCAAGATTTAAATCATCGGTGATATCTTGTTTTTTCTCGCAcgatttcttttttcttttggaatcTAACTTCAGGAAGACTTCACGCCTTTCAGAATTATCTATATCCTTCATTGCATTTTGATCGGTGAACATCTCTTCTTCTATGAGTTTCTTCACACTCGGCTTATTAATAATAGTTCTCACTGTTGGTCTTTTACTCTCTACACTGTCCTGAAAAATTCAGGATATAGTGATATTAATAAATACACAAGCATCCATAATACTGTCCTAGTATCAGCGTTCTTAAATAGCAGTGCTATAGCAATAGCGGAATTTCAAAAAGTCGCTATTGTTTTGTGatatgctatttagtacaaaatataGCGGCACTACATCATTGTTGcgtagtggaatttgaacaaaccactaTTTGCTGCCATCCACGATTGACAACACTATTTagtattttgtaaaatttcaatttttgagtTTGAAATTGACGAGTTCGTAAGCATATGATCAAGAGACTTACAAAAGTGCCTTGACAATCTTCATCTATATCGTTTAACACCTCGAACTTATTCTTAGAATGTACAACACctgtaaggaaaaaaaattgcaaatttcaacaattaatatgGATTCAAACATGCTTCTATTAAGATAGGGAAAACATATTTTGATAAAAGatttcaatttgaaaacatTACGAAAACAATGTTCGACATTCAAACAGAAGTTACTGCACAATTACTCAACATatactcatttattttttgcataaaGAAAGACACACACGAGCATAGTTGTCGAATTTGTAAAATTCTAAAAATGTTGGCAAAATTCTTACCGCCGGAGTGCTTGCTGCTTTGACTCTTATCAGCAATCAACTTCCTAGTGAAATGACCGTGGCGAAAATCAAACATACTAATAAATCCCCACATACATCCCGACTTATCTCTCTCATACCGCACAGTGCGTCTTTGGGACTTCTTTGCCATGTTGATTGACCACACTTGACTTCTATCTGTCCTCTTTCTTTGGCCTACACGTCAGAGGTAAGATTGCAAACCTGATAGATTAACCAACACATTCAGCAAATAAACGCGGTAAAATGTAAACCAAAAACCTATCATAATTCTCTCTAATGCCTCTAAAAAATCATAGTCCATGTATAACACCTTAACAAAGGGACAAATGATTCGGTAAATATATGCTCAATTGCTCATGCTAACACATTTCTCAAATCAATTCATGCAGATCCAGGCTTCAAGATTGAGCTAAATTCATACAGATTATGCATAATGCATCTAAATTGAGCTACTATTCATGTCATTTAGTGAGAATTAAACaattaaagaacaaaaataaaataaaatataagattGCTTCAATTGAGTACCTCCTATATTCTGATCCTTTTGGAGGACTCAAAATGGTGAAGGAATAAAAGACAACTATGCAACCTCATGAATCAACTCTTGAAGCATCTAAGAATTCCAATTTCAATCCCTCAAGTTTCCTCAAGAGATTTTAGCTTCCTTTGGAGGAGAAGGTATCAAATATCAATGTATGAATTATGCAATTCCACAGATAAAGTTGAAAATACCAATAATCTTGATATATTCTCTTAGAAGAAAAAGCCAATTAAGATAGATTAACTGTAAAGCTTCAACTTTTCTTCATTGTAAAAGAATCAAAATCTCACACAGCACATTGATTCCCCTTTTCTTCCAATAAATGTCAATGATCAAAACGTGATGAAGAAGTTTGAAAATCACTCACCACTAAAACTTATCCTAAAAATTCTCAAATAATTCAAATCCAAATTTTCATAATCACCAATTCAAACACAATTCTATTCACTTCTGCATAATACTGATCACCATAAAAACCTCTCaacacaaaattgaaaattctctCTTAAGTTACACTATAAaaaccaaaaatgaaaaaccaaaattgcaaaattctcaattttgaccaaaaaagcAAAATTCTTTATCTCTGAAAGAGAATATTGGCATCAAGTTATTCACAACCCAAgtgaaaaaatcaaaactttattaACTGGGCATCTATGATACaacaaaaaagtgaaaaaaatggGAATTTAACACCGACCCATGATTTGTTAAGGCATAATTGAAAAAGGGGTAACCATTGAATAGTGATAAAAagtggaagaaaagaaaaagaaagagagagaatttGTTGTTGGATGGAAAGTGAAAGTGGAGAGGTTTACAATGTTGTTGTTGGGTGACACTTAAAAATGGTCATAGTGTTGTGTTGGTGTTGTAGGACATAGCTAGATTGTGGGGACCACATCAAAGATTGTTTTTgttgtgagagagagagagaagagaagaaCAAAGAACAACAAAGGTTTGGTTTTGGGATGTGTTGTGTCTGTCTATTTACTGTTTTTGGTTTCAAAGATCAAAAACACATGATCACCAAAAAGAAATACAAACGACAAAGAGGGGATTGACGTGTACGCCACCATTGAAGAGTAGAGGAGActatttgtcaaaaaacaaaaaaaaaagagtagagGAGACTAAGCTTTTTCGGCGTTAtgaattatattattagtattatttacattttatattaattaattaatacatacTAGTTGCCTGGTACGGagtatatatttaattttggcgTGGGGATTAGTATTTATCTAGTTGCCTGGTACGGGGTTcatcatttttagaaaaactagtGTACGTGTAAAGACATAAATTAAGGTACGGGTATGTATTTGGTACTGATATGGATGTGTATCCGGTACTGGTATTCTCCCTCAAATGGAGAACTCGTGTATCATATGTCTTTATTAacttttggcttaaatgcagttttaccccccaattttgaataaatcggaattttacacTCCTtatttcactaaaacggtaattaatctctctctctctgtaactccaaatttagtggagtttgattatgtggaaagttaactcgattacggtAATTTTGGTACCAATTTGGTACCTCAATTTTGATcgataattcaccaaactggtactaAAATAatcgtaatcgagttagctttccacagaatcaaactccactaaatttggagttacattgagagattaattactgttttagtgaaatATAGGAGGGTAAAAGTCTGATTTATTCAAAATTGGaagggtaaaactgcatttgaCCGTATTTATTAACTTTAcatttttctttacaaaattaACATTACatgtttaaatattatttgtattaATAATTTAGTCAACAAAATTATAAAGTCAAATGTATTAGGAGgaaaataaatgtaaatatttttataagcctTTTTGAACCATGTAGTTTTTTCTGTTTTGGATTTGGAAATCATTTCCTTAGCTTTAatttactttataaaaaaaatattaaaactagaagatacttttaatttttttattaatattaatttttttttttagaaaaacacAGAGATGTTGATAGTAGTGTCAAATGAGCTAGTTAGACATGAtctattttcttcaaaattagtGGTTacaaatttcactcttaagtgGATAAGTGATGTATTCGAGATTCGAACATCAACCCCTGCATATAATATGTGATGTCCTTTACCAACTGAGCTATAGAGACGACatgatccaattttttttttggtcaagtagtctggtggttagaaaatccaccttaaaggtgaattaGTGAAGTGTCACGGGTTCGAACtcgggctcctgcacatatagtacgatattcctaccaactgagttaagttcacgAGGACTAATCCAATTTTTATATGGGCTAAATGTGAATTgaacaacaattatttattttacggGTCAGTCTATGAAAAATTGTGGAATCATTGATCCCGATATACCAATCACCAGACACAATATATATTAGGGGTGTTTGTGGTGCGAGTTATTTCAGTTTTGTGCATAAAAGTCATTTAAACTAGGAGACAAGAATGCAtacggttcggtttggttcgatttgtgTGGTTTATCGCGATATAAAAAGTATAACAATATtaccaacttgttacaaaataaacatagaaaattttaatttattttattatttgcatGATAATATACATAATTGCATATACGGGaattttgttgatcattctTTGCTTGGTCCTAGTCTTATTAGAGATCaccttgttcattttattaacTTCTCGTTATAATATTTAGAGCCTCCTATGTTGAGTTGTAGGGTCTTTTAATACGGCTTAAAACTTGTTCGGCAGCTCtacattttcttattttgcttgTTGAAGTTAATTGTTGCATATCTGTGCAAATTTGGCAACATATTTTTCGATGGATGGATGAATGCAAGTTTTACATCACCATTGCAGGTCCAACAACACTTCTATCAGTTTGGTAAAATAGCAAACGGTAGAAAAAGCAAGCAATTTCGGCATATCATTTGGTCGGCAACGACGTGGAGTATTTGACATATGTGAAATACATATTGTTTAGAGGTGAATGTATCAATGTACCTTCTATAGTggacaaaattatttatatatcgTGGTTTTGGTTTGTAGGCCGATTAGGAAGTAATGTTAATCTAgcttttttttattggtgtagCGATCTTTTAACTTGCTTCCAATGTATCTAAGACATATGTTCTTGAATTATAATGGTTGACTACCCCACGTACACCTTATAATTCAATGTTTTCTTATTGATTTACTTCACCTCATTCATGCTCCTAATTGAAATAtctttcttatttatatttatttatagcaCTTATGCCAACTTTCTTGCCAATTTAGGTCATGATATAGTAGTTTTTCTTGGACTATATATACTTGTTAGTCCTTCTAACTCCTTTTAAGTTCCACATTTaattttagtcaaaaacaaaaaaagttccACATTTATTTTGATGGTTTAGGTTGTAGTATACACTCCCTCTCATCTCTCACTATATGtatgaattaattaaaaaaaaattctttcttACCAATAGGATATTGCTTTCGTTAGGATAGAATTGTGTAAACTACTAAATTGATCAATAACTTTGTAGAACGCTCTCAAATAGGTCACTAACTATTTAactttatgaatatttcaataaattctatagttttgttaaattttgttgatattagttcttttgaaaatttattaGGGATTAAATGATTGTAAACGAATAAAGTTagggacaaaattaaaatatagaaacTTAATCGATAATAAGTGGTTAAATATATAGATCCACTtgacaaattaataaaattagagactattgaaatatttataaagtcAAGGATTTGAGTAtcctacaaaattaaatatcaatgGTTAACTCATGTAGAATCTATTGATGCAAAATTGACTCGAGGCATGCAAATTACTTTTGGGATGCCAATGCTTTTTGAAGGAAACATGTGATGAGCACTTTGGGCCTAAAATAGTTAAATTGGGCCCCCACTAATTGAAAGCAGTTGGGTCCACCAAGTTTTGTTCTGTTTCTCTATTGTCCTGGTCCACTCCATTGACAAGGACTCTTTATGAgacgatgttttctctttaggctctcatggttctttttcttcctggattttacttttttgtcctTTAATAAAAACTCCGGTTGCTaagaaccgaattttttttgccttgaaaaaaaattcgatatctgttaaccgaattttccctgaatttgaactagaaaaaacttcggtttttgcgaaccgaaatttttagaaaggccaaaattgaaatatttggggtataaaagatacatgggagacctagagagaaaacatcctaTGAGACAGCATGTTTGCCATTTCACTTCATTTTCCATGTCACCGACATTGCACTTCAATTAATTAAccgtttatttttttactagtgTTTGTCACTTCGTCtacaaatacaaaaacaaagttaaatttattttgcaCTCATTGACTAAGGATGCTAGCTCCACCACTAATGTATTTTTAGTTGACTGAATTATAATCAACCAACCGACTTATAATGAACTGACAATTGAATCTGGCTATCAAGTCTATATATAATCTTAAAGAATGTTAATATTGGTTCtcaatatttataatattgaaTAAACATTTAAATGACTACATCATATATAGAGTTGAACAAATGAAAATTCTAAGTAATCATTTTGCTAGATACTATTTGGGAGGAAGTTGAAAGTGGtttattagaaataaaaaatgaaaatagaagtTGGGCAACTTAAAATCAATCACATCTTGTGAgttgactaaataaaaaatgtggatcaatatttatttctttaaatttagGTATATGGAGaacatgattaattaattaattagctaATGAACGATCAGCCGATGAGAATTGATCAAGTTAAGAACGATGAATGaccattttcttaaaaatatctttttatGCAAAGATGTGGTAAGGTGACGatatcaaaatttgaatttacaGCTTATAAGCTGAtcatatagaaagaaaaaattgagtGAAAATCCATTTTAATTCTTCACAAATTTTTGACGTTTCAATCCAATCTTTAACAAAGATAAAACTCAAATTAG from Trifolium pratense cultivar HEN17-A07 linkage group LG5, ARS_RC_1.1, whole genome shotgun sequence encodes:
- the LOC123883590 gene encoding uncharacterized protein LOC123883590 isoform X2, whose product is MAKKSQRRTVRYERDKSGCMWGFISMFDFRHGHFTRKLIADKSQSSKHSGGVVHSKNKFEVLNDIDEDCQGTFDSVESKRPTVRTIINKPSVKKLIEEEMFTDQNAMKDIDNSERREVFLKLDSKRKKKSCEKKQDITDDLNLDATSKSETSHRQHSRKQSKDNLDVDTIIEEFCNLKGVRSMIQGNDGEVGKHAQLNQKQKNAVSGKNSRDAIREFVNQMILNGKDPVEARKFLFSDELMEALQLISSDKELFIAFLQNPNPLVLKCVQEFENSQRENDNEYSRVTGCKFSEQDHGNKEQTSEIVNQKKHNFFRKKVKSQSKSSTNENGNTGISNKIVILKPGSNTSENSKTTINSLASALDSHDNVKYGSPSERGSSHFSLTEIKKKLKNAIGRERHGKGIGKDNVGMRSPNKDHFFIEKIARPSTGVTKGNKTGKNKDSEAVVDREKGVYPKQVVSNLYIEAKKHLCEMIGNEDENTDSSSRLPSKTLGRIISFPDYNFSPLNSPGKEWEDRFVTAKRRLHGESYNNKSQEIKSDSNFSDGIISGDKEENRDEIVIEGDVESTKDVTIIESSSEPVDLSARIEEQSHNISESSDCAGFSQCLEQDVTEENQSSSPLSSTSHSSITRETKEQEIVTDVSARPSPVSVLDAPFLEDDATSANSRFQPAEVPVRPLHVQFEEQDSSLVNEIKRAKYCIEENESIYVYIEAVLQASGLTRDQLLMKCLSSDKILDPSMFDQVELSPNRLCHDRKLLYDCINEILMEVCCDYFGASPFVSFVNPSIKPTPNMKTVILMVSEGVCWHLLLLPPPHTLDKIVRKDMEKCGAWMDLRFEAETVGFELSDAILEELMEDTILSCVRSKSLEGESYEHNNDKNIADV
- the LOC123883590 gene encoding uncharacterized protein LOC123883590 isoform X1 — translated: MAKKSQRRTVRYERDKSGCMWGFISMFDFRHGHFTRKLIADKSQSSKHSGGVVHSKNKFEVLNDIDEDCQGTFDSVESKRPTVRTIINKPSVKKLIEEEMFTDQNAMKDIDNSERREVFLKLDSKRKKKSCEKKQDITDDLNLDATSKSETSHRQHSRKQSKDNLDVDTIIEEFCNLKGVRSMIQGNDGEVGKHAQLNQKQKNAVSGKNSRDAIREFVNQMILNGKDPVEARKFLFSDELMEALQLISSDKELFIAFLQNPNPLVLKCVQEFENSQRENDNEYSRVTGCKFSEQDHGNKEQTSEIVNQKKHNFFRKKVKSQSKSSTNENGNTGISNKIVILKPGSNTSENSKTTINSLASALDSHDNVKYGSPSERGSSHFSLTEIKKKLKNAIGRERHGKGIGKDNVGMRSPNKDHFFIEKIARPSTGVTKGNKTGKNKDSEAVVDREKGVYPKQVVSNLYIEAKKHLCEMIGNEDENTDSSSRLPSKTLGRIISFPDYNFSPLNSPGKEWEDRFVTAKRRLHGESYNNKSQEIKSDSNFSDGIISGDKEENRDEIVIEGDVESTKDVTIIESSSEPVDLSARIEEQSHNISESSDCAGFSQCLEQQDVTEENQSSSPLSSTSHSSITRETKEQEIVTDVSARPSPVSVLDAPFLEDDATSANSRFQPAEVPVRPLHVQFEEQDSSLVNEIKRAKYCIEENESIYVYIEAVLQASGLTRDQLLMKCLSSDKILDPSMFDQVELSPNRLCHDRKLLYDCINEILMEVCCDYFGASPFVSFVNPSIKPTPNMKTVILMVSEGVCWHLLLLPPPHTLDKIVRKDMEKCGAWMDLRFEAETVGFELSDAILEELMEDTILSCVRSKSLEGESYEHNNDKNIADV